GCTCGACCGCGATTACCTCATGCGGCTACGCGCGCTGGCCGACCGGATCGAGCCGCTGTTCGTCTCCGACCACCTGTGCTGGACCGGGATCGACGCGCATTCTTCGCACGACCTGCTGCCGATGCCTTACACCCGCGAAGCGCTCGACCTGGTGTGCGGCAATATCGGTCAGGCGCAGGATGCGCTCGGGCGCGCGATGCTGTTCGAGAACCCGTCGAGCTATCTCGCCTTTCCCGAAGACGAGATGGCCGAGCACGAATTTCTCGCCGAGATGGCGCGGCGGACCGGGTGCTTCCTGTTGCTCGACGTCAACAACGTGTTCGTCAACGCGCACAACCACGGGTTCGACGCGGGCGAATACCTCGCCGGGCTTCCGATCGATCGAGTGCGCCAGATGCACCTGGCCGGGCACACCCCGGGCGAGATCCTGATCGACACGCACGACCGCGCGGTGTGCGACGGGGTATGGGCGCTCTATGCACGGGCGGTCGCCCGTTTCGGTCATGCGACAACGATGATCGAGCGCGACGACGCCATTCCCCCGCTGAGCGACCTGCTCGCCGAGCTCGACACGGCCCGCCGGGTCGCTGCCGATGTAGAGCGGCGCGCAGCATGACGCTCGCCGCCACTCAGCGTGCGTTCATGGCGCAGGTGCTCGATGAAGACGCGCCGCTGCCGCGCAGCTGGAGCGACCATGCGCGGGCCGGGATGGCGATCTACCGCAACGCCTATCGCGCCCGGTTGATCGACGCGCTTGCCGAGACATTTCCCGCGACCCGCCACTGGGTGGGAATCGAAGCGTTCGAACGTGCAGCGGCGCATCACGCGATCATCCATCCGCCCGGTGGCTGGACGCTCGATAGTGCTGGCTCCGGGTTCGACGAGACGCTGGCACAGTTGTTTGCGGGCGATCCCGAAGTGGGGGAACTCGCGTGGCTCGAATGGCGGATGCACATGGCCTTCGTCGCGCGCGATGCAGTGCCGCTCGACCGGAAAGGTTTTGCGGCGTTGCTGTCGGCGCAAGGCGATGCAATGGACCTGCGCCTGACCCCTATGCCGGGGCTCGCCGTGCGGCGGGTGGTCGCGGATATCCCCGCAATCTGGCGCTCCGCGAAGGCCGGGGAGGCGCCGGCAGGCGAAGTGCCGATGTTAGCCGAACCGGGCGGGCTGGTGGTGTGGCGCGACGGGTTCCAGCCGGTGTTTCGCGCCACCAGCGCACTCGAAGCTGACTGCCTTGCTCACCTGCGCGACGGGGCGACGTTCGGTGCGATCTGTTCCCTTGTGGCCGTCGCGCTCGATGACGAAGCACGCGCAGCCGAACAGGCCGGCGCGATGCTGGCCCGCTGGATCGACGACGGAATGCTCGCGGCCCCGGTAGGCTAACGAGCACCAATCATGCGGCTTCCTTGCGCTTCGCCTTCTTGCGCTCGTGCGGGTCGAGGATCGCCTTGCGCAGGCGGATCGACTTCGGCGTCACCTCGACCATTTCGTCGTCGTCGATGTAAGCTATCGACTGTTCGAGCGTCATCACCGTCGGCGGGGTGAGGCGGATGGCGTCGTCCTTGCCGGTCGAACGGAAGTTCGTCAGCTGCTTGGACTTGAGCGGGTTGACCTCGAGGTCTTCGGGCTTGGCGTTTTCGCCGATGATCATCCCTTCGTAGACCTTCGCCTGAGGGCCGAGGAAGAGCACGCCGCGTTCCTCCAGCGCGTTGAGCGCGTAGCCCACCGCATCGCCGGTGGCATTGGAGATCAGCACGCCGTTGGGCCGCCCTTCGATCGCGCCCTTGTGGGGGCCGTATTTCTCGAACAGGCGGTTCATGATTCCGGTGCCGCGCGTGTCGGACAGGAATTCGCCGTGGTAGCCGATCAGCCCGCGGCTGGGGGCGGAGAACGTGATGCGGGTCTTGCCCGCGCCGCTCGGGCGCATTTCGGTCAGCTCGGCCTTGCGGCGCTGCATCTTCTCGACAACCGTTCCCGAGAACTCGTCGTCGACATCGATCACGACCTGCTCGTACGGCTCCATCCGCTGGCCGTCTTCCTCGCGGAAGAGCACGCGGGGGCGCGAAATGCCCAGCTCGAAGCCTTCGCGGCGCATCGTTTCGATCAGCACGCCCAGCTGCAGTTCGCCGCGCCCGGCGACTTCGAAGCTGTCCTTGTCGTGCGCTTCGGTTACCCGGATGGCGACGTTGGTTTCGGCTTCACGCATCAGGCGGTCGCGGATCATCCGGCTGGTGACCTTGTCGCCCTCGCGCCCGGCGAGCGGACTGTCGTTGACCGCAAAGCGCATCGACAGCGTCGGCGGGTCGATCGGCTGCGCCGCGATCGGGTCGGTCACTTCCGGCGAAGCGATGGTGTTGGAAACCGTCGCCTTTTCGAGGCCCGCGAGCGCGATGATGTCGCCTGCCTTGGCACTTTCGACCGGCACTCGCTCAAGCCCGCGAAAGCTCATCAGCTTGGTCGCACGCCCCGTCTCGATCACATTGCCCTCAGCGTCGAGCGCGCGGATCGGATCGTTGATCTTGAGTTTGCCCGACTGGACTCGCCCGGTGAGCACGCGGCCCATGAAGCTGTCGCGATCGAGCAGGGTGGCAAGGAAGCTGAACGGCGCGTCTTCGTCGAGGCTGGGCGCAGGCACATGCGCGACGATCCGCTCGAACAGCGGGGTCAGGTCGCCGCTGCGCGCGTCCTGGTCCTCGCTCGCATAGCCTTCGCGGCCCGAGGCATAGAGCACCGGGAAGTCGAGTTGCTCGTCGTTCGCGTCGAGGTTGACGAACAGGTCGAAGACTTCGTCGAGAACTTCCTGCGGGCGACCGTCGGGGCGGTCGATCTTGTTGACCACCACGATCGGACGCAGGCCGAGGCCGAGCGCCTTTCCGGTGACGAACTTGGTCTGCGGCATCGCCCCTTCGGCGCTGTCGACCAGCAGGATCACCCCGTCGACCATGCTGAGGATGCGTTCCACCTCCGCGCCGAAGTCGGCGTGGCCGGGCGTGTCGATGATGTTGATCCGGGTGCCCTGCCATTCGATCGAGGTCGGCTTGGCAAGGATGGTGATCCCGCGCTCCTTCTCGAGGTCGCCCGAATCCATCGCGCGTTCTTCCACCCGCTGGTTGTCGCGGAAGGTGCCCGACTGGCGGAAAAGCTGGTCGACAAGGGTGGTCTTGCCATGGTCGACGTGGGCGATGATCGCCACGTTTCGAAGCGAAGTCATAATAGGTTCTCGAAGCTGTCAGATAACGCGGCGTCTATTTCATCGCGTTTGCCGCGCGCCCCTAGCGGAGCGGGGCGCAGGCGGCAAGGTGCGGGCTGTGTCATACGGGCAACAGACGGTGTGCATTCCAATTTCATATGATACCATCGCTTGAGCGCGCACTGTGCAGTGATACATCGCCTGTGGGAATGTATGGAGTAAGCATCTCACCTTGCCGGACAATTCGGATGTGTGTGTTGCCAATGAAAGAGGAACCCCGACAATGAATTTCATCGCCTCGCCGTTCGCGAGCCGCTGCCGCATCGCCTTGCTGGCCGGAGCTGCCGTCGTCGCTTTCCCGACGATCGCTTCCGCGCAGGACCAGGCCGACTCGAATTCCGCCAATGCCTCACAGGCGCAGAGCCAGGATGACACGAGCGCAATCGGCAACGAGATCATCGTGACCGCAACCAAGCGCGCGCAGACCCTGCAGGACGTGCCGGTGGCGGTCTCGGTCACCACCGCCGATACCATCGAGCGCGCGCAGATCCGCGACGTGTCGGATCTTACCAGCGTGGTCCCGTCGCTTTCGGCGAGCCAGAGCCAGAGCCAGTTCGCGACGACCTATTCGATCCGCGGGTTCGGCACGAGCGGCAACAACATCGGCCTCGAGCCGTCGGTCGCGGTATATGTCGACGGGGTCTATCGCAGCCGCGCGATCGCGCAGATCGGCGACTTGCCCGATATCCAGCGCATCGAAGTGCTGCGCGGGCCGCAGTCGGCACTGTTCGGCAAGAACGCCAGCGCCGGTGTGATCTCGATCGTCACCAAGGCTCCGAGCTTCACCCCCCACGGCAGTGTCGAGGCGAGCTACGGCAACTACAACGACGTCGTCGCCAAGGCTTACCTGACCGGGCCGATCAGCGACACCGTCGCAGCCTCGATCGCGGGCGGATACCACCGCCGCGACGGTTACCTGACCAACGCCTACAACGGCGACGACATGAACAACCGCAACCGCTGGTTCGCCCGCGGTCAGGTGCTGTTCGAGCCGTCGAGCGATTTCAGCTTCCGCCTGATCGCCGACTACGACCGGATCGACGAGAAGTGCTGCGGCGTGGTCAACCTGCGCCCGTCGGCCGCGACGCTGGCGATCCAGGCGCTCGGCGGGATGGTCAACGACTATCGCACTCCGTTCGCCGATGTGGTCTATTCGGACGTGGTCCCGACCAGCAAGGTCGAGAACTGGGGCGTGTCGGGCCAGGCCGACTACACCATGAATTCGCTCAAGCTGACGAGCATCACCGCCTATCGCCAGTCCAGCCTCAACGCCGACCAGGATGTCGATTTCACCAGCGCCAAGCTGGCGACCGGGGCCAACATCGGCCAGGCGAAGATCAAGACCTTCACGCAGGAACTGCGCCTTGCGAGTGATTTCGACGGGCCGGTCAACTTCCTGCTCGGCGGTTACTTCTTCGACGAGAACGTCGATGACCATGACCAGATCGTCTACGGCAGCGACTTCCGCAACTATGTCGACCTGCTGATCCGTGGCCTTACCGCCAATACCCAGAGCGCCGACAGCATCGAGGCAACCTTCGGGGCACCGCCCAATACTTTCTGGCAGGCCGGGCAGGGCTTCTTCAACAACATGAAGCAGCATGACCAGGCGTGGTCGGTGTTCGGCAACGTCGACATCCAGCCGATCGACAACCTCACGCTGACGCTGGGCATCAACTACACCCACGACGCGAAGGACGTGACCACTAACTCCTACAGCACCGACCTTTTCAGTGCGGTCGACATCCCGGGTGCGATCAGCCAGATCAACGCCTACTACACTGCGTTGACTGTCGGCCAGTACCTGTCGTTGCCTGCCGGTACGCTGGCGAGCCCGGCGCAGATCGCCTATTTCCAGTCGGTCTCTCCGACCGGATACAACGCTATCGTTCAGGGCGTCAGCGCGCAGACGGCACCGCTGATGGGGTTCCAGGCGCTGCAGTTCCTGCCGCCGTTCCAGAACATCCCCAACGCAGTGGAAGACGGCAGGACCCGCGACGGCAACGTGAGCTACATCGCGCGCCTCGCCTACGAGTTCAATCCGCACCTCAATGCCTACATCTCGTATTCTTCGGGCTTCAAGGCATCGAGCTGGAACCTCTCACGCGACAGCCGACCGAGCCCGGCGGCCTATGCCGCGTTGGTCAATCAGGGGCTGGCGGTAACCAACCTGGTGCCTGGATCGCGCTTCGCCGATCCGGAAATCGCGGAGAACTACGAGCTCGGGATCAAGGGCAACTGGGGCCTCGCCTCAGCCAACCTGACGTTCTTCAAGCAGTCGATCCGCAACTTCCAGACCAACACCTTCACCGGCACCGGGTTCATCCTCGCCAACGCCGGCAAGCAGTCGACCTTCGGTGTCGAGTTCGACGGCATGGCGCGCCCGACGGACGAGTTGACGCTGGAAGTGGCGGTGACCTACCTCGACCCGAAGTATGACAGCTTCGTCGCCTCGCCGTTCGGCGACCTTTCGGGCACCGAGATCGGCAACATCTCCAAGTTCGTCGCCAACTTCGGCGCGACCTGGGACCAGCCGATCGGCGACGATCACCTGATCCTGCGCGGCAACTTCCGCTATGCCGCCCCGGTGCAGGTCGAGCCGGGCCTGCTGGCGTTCATCACCACGAACACCAACGGTACCCCGAACTACGATACCGCTCGTGCGGCCGCACGTCCGTTCCGGCGAGAGGACGACGACCTCAACGCGTCGCTAACCTACTCGTTTGCCAACGGACTGGACCTGATGGTGTGGGGCCGCAACTTGCTCGATCACCGCAGCATCACCGATATCTTCGATTCGGTGGCCCAGTCGCAGTCGATCTCGGGCTACGTGAACCAGCCGCGGACCTACGGGGTATCGGCGCGCTTCAAGTTCTGACGCGACCGAACGCAAATTCGAAACGGGAAGGGGCCTCGCATCGCGGGGCCCTTTTTCATTGCCTTCGCTATTGGCTTGTGATTCAATGACTTCATCAGTCGTATCGAATTGGGGGATTTGCGATGAACTGGATGATCCTGCCTTTCAAGCGCTATGCCGAGTTTTCCGGCCGTTCGCGGCGGATGGAATACTGGATGTTCACGCTGCTCAACGTGATTGTGGTAGGCGTGCTGTCGGTGATTGTCTTCGGCTCCGCCGGAATTGCCAATCTGAGATCGGATGAAGGAAACCCCGGAGCCGTGCTCGGGTTGTTTTTCGGCGGGTTCGGCTTGCTCATCCTGTTCTGGATGGTGATTGTCCTGATCCCGTCGATCGCGGTGACCGTGCGGCGCCTGCACGATCGCGATATGAGCGGGTGGTGGTACCTCGGTTTCGCCGTAGGCGGGATGATCCCCTACATCGGTTTCCTGATCTCGATCGCCTTCCTGGTGATCATGTTTCTGCCGGGCACTCCCGGTCCGAACCGCTTCGGTCCCGATCCGAAGGGTGCGACCGACGTGGAAGTGTTTTCCTAAAGCGCCCGCAGCGCCTGCGCCGGTTTCGCTCTCAAGAGTGGGAGCGCGCCGGCCAACGCAAAGGCGATCACCAGCGCGAGCCCTGCGCCGAGCACGCCGAACACCGCGCTCCAGCCAGGTAGCCAGTCGAATTCGAACAACCGAGTCACGACGAGCCACGCGCCGGTGAGGCCAAGCGCCAGCGCGACCACCGCCAGCACTGCAGCGAGCGCGGCGTACTCGGCGAACGCCATCGCCAGCACTTGCCTCCTGCTTGCGCCGAGTACCCGCAGCACGACCGTGTCGTAGGTCCGCTGGGCGCGTGCGGCGGCGATTGCGCCGAGCAGCACGGCAAGCCCTGCCAGCACCGCCACCGAAGCCGCAGCCAGCGTCGCCAGCCCGACTTGCGAGAGCAGCGTGCGCGCCTGTGTCAGCACCGGGCCGGTCTCGATCACGCTGCTCGAGGGAAATGCGCTCACGAGGTCGTGCAGCAGGCGGCGCTTGTCCGCGCCTTGGCCCAGCCGGATCGTCGCGGCGAGGTTGTGCGGCACGTCGCGCAAGGTGTTGGGGCTGAACACCAGCACGTAGTTGAAGCCCATCGATTGCCAGTCGATCTTTCGCAGCGATGCGACCCGTGCTTGCCGCTCGACGCCGAGCACGCCGATGGTCAGGTAGTCGCCCACCCGGAGTCCGATCGCATTGGCGAGATCAGCATCGACGGAGACCTCGGGCGGGCCGCTGTAGTCCGGCCCCCACCACGTGCCGGCGGTGAGCGAGTTGCCCGGCGGCACTTCGTCCGAATAAGTCAGCCCGCGCTCGCCGCGCAGCGCCCATGCACCGTCGGGGATATTGTCGCCCAGGCTGGCGACCCGGGTCTCGTTACCTTGCGGCCCGTAGGCGAGGATCGACCCGCGCATCGCGGGCACGGTGCGGGTTTCGCTGCCCGGTGCATCGCGTTCGACGAGCTTGGCGAAATCGGCGGCGCGCTCTTGCGGCAGGTCGAGCACGAAATAGTCTGGGGCCTTTGCGGGCACACGCTTGGCGATGGTCCCGTCGATGCTCGTCTGGACAGCCGCGAGCAGCACGAACGCGCCAAGCCCGAAGCCGAGCGCGGTCACCAGCATTGCGGTCGCCGCACCGGGCCGGTGAAGGTTGGCGAGCGCGGCGCGGGCGATCGGGTTGGTCGGGCGGGGCAGGCGTGCAGCACCCTTGCGGATCGTCCAGCCGAGCAGAGCTAATAGCGCCAGGGCCGCTGCCGCTCCGCCGATAAACCCGGCAGATAGCCACGGCTGCTTGGCGGTTAACATCGCGATGCCCGCAATCGCCAGCAATCCTCCGATGACGGGTACCAGCGCTGCCTTGTCGCGCGCCAGCGGAGCAACCCGCGCGCGCATCAACGCCATCGCCGGGAATCGCCGCGCGCGCATCAGCGGCGGTGCGGCAAATACCAGCGCGACCAGCAGGCCATACGCCAGCGCGAGCAGCAACGGCCCGGGTGCAAACGCGATGCCTGTGCCGACCGGCAGCAGCCCTTTCAGCGCGCGGGCGAGCAACGGGGTGATCGCGACCCCTGCGGCAATCCCGGCAAGGCTGCCCACCAGCGCCGCCGTGCCGACCTCCAGCGCGTAGATCCGCGCGATATCGCCGCTGCTCGCGCCGAGCACCTTGAGCGTAGCGATCGACTGGCGGCGCGCGTCGAGATAGCTCGAAACCCCACCTCCGATCCCGATCCCGGCGATCACCAGTGCTGCGAGCCCGACCAACGTGAGGAATTCGCCCATCCGGCCCACGAACCGGTCGGTCCCCGGCGCACCGTTGTCGCGGGTCTTGATGTCGAACCCCGCATCGGGAAACTCGGCCTTGAGCGCGCGCTTGGCCGCTTCGGGATCGGTGCTGCCGGCAAACGCTATATTGGTCTTGGTGCGATACATCGCGCCGGGCGCGGTCAGCCCTGCCTTTGCGGGAATGCCCGCATCGACGATCACTGTCGGGCCGAGCTGGAAGCCTTCGCCCAACCGGTCGGGTTCGTTGCCGAGGATGCCGCCAACCGTGAGCCGCGTGGTCCCGACCGAGAAGCTGTCGCCCGGGGACAGGCCCAGCCGGTCTGCTGCCCCTTGCGCCAGCCATGCTTCACCTTGAGGCGGCGCGCCGACGACTTTGCCGCTGGCGAGGGTTGCCTTGCCATAGAGCGGCCAGCGCGCATCGACTGCCTTCAATTCGACCGGTGCGGCTGCCGTGGCCGTGCTCGCCATCGCCTGCATCCGTATGCCGCTCGATACAGTGCCGAGCTTACCGAGCGCAGCCATCTCGCCAGCATTGGGCGCGCGTTGCCACAGCGAGACCTGCATATCCCCGCCGAGGAACTCGCGGCCCCGGTCGGCGAGCTGGGTCTCGATCGAATGGGTCAACGTGCCGATCGCGGCGAGCGCCATCGTGCCGAGGAACAGGCACACCAGCAGCAGCCGCAAGCCCTTGAAGCGCGCCGAGAGGTCGCGCCGGGCGATCGCCCATGCGCCGGACCAGCCCAGCTCAGCCATGCGTGTCGCTCGCGATCCTGCCATCGGCGAGCGTCACCACCCGCTCGCAGCGCGCGGCGAGTTCGGCATCGTGGGTAATCACCAACAAGGTCGCACCGGTTTCCGCGCGCCGGGCGAACAGCAGGTCGGTGATTGCTTCGCCGGTCGCCGCATCGAGGTTGCCGGTCGGCTCGTCGGCAAAGATCAGCGCAGGGCGCGGAGCGATCGCGCGAGCGATAGCGACCCGCTGCTGTTCGCCGCCCGAAAGCTGGGTCGGGTAATGCGACAGCCGGTGACCGAGCCCGACCGCTTCGAGCTCCGCTGCTGCGCGTTCGCGCGCGGCGGACATCCCGGCCAGTTCCATCGGTGTCGCGACGTTTTCCAGCGCGGTCATCGTCGGTAGCAAGTGGAACGCCTGCAACACGATCCCGATGCGCCCGCGCCGGGCGCGCGCCAGGGCATCCTCGTCGAGCGTGGCAAAATCGGCACCTGCGACCTCGAGCGAGCCGCCGGTCGCGCGTTCGAGCCCAGTCAGCACCGCCATCAGGCTCGACTTGCCCGAGCCCGATGGGCCGAGCAGCGCGACGACTTCGCCGTCCGTCACTATCAGGTCGATACCCTTGAGGATTTCCACCGGCGCGGCGGTGCTTCCGAGGGTCAATGTGAGATTGCGGGCGCAAATTGCGGGGGAAGGGCTTGTCACACCGCGGCGATGGCATAGGTCTGGGGCAGCGACAAGGAGGCTGGTCGATGGAATTTGGCAAGTGGTCGATTGGATTGGCGGCGGCACTGGCCCTGGCCGGGTGCCAGCAGCAGTCCGCGCCCGCCCCGCAACCGACCGCATCCGCTGCATCGACCGACGTTGCCAGTGCCCAGGTGTCCGGCCCGGTTCGCCGAATCCTCGCGTTCGGCGATTCGCTGTTCGCCGGATATGGCCTCGCCAGCCCGCTCGAGAGCTATCCCTCGCAGCTTCAGGCTGCGCTGAGGCAGGAGGGGGTCAACGCGCAAGTGGTCAACGCAGGCGTGTCGGGAAACACCACTGCCGACGGGCTGCAGCGGCTCGACTTCACGCTCGAAAGCATGGCGAAGAAGCCTGACCTCGTCATCCTCGAGCTTGGCGGCAACGACCTGCTGCGAGGGCTTCCGCCAAAGGAAACCAGGGCCAACCTCTCGGCGATGCTGGAAAAGCTCAAGGCGCTCGACATTCCGGTGCTGCTGATGGGCATGCGTGCACCGCCCAACGGCGGTCCCGAGTTCCAGAAGGCGTTCGACGGCATCTATCCGGATCTTGCGAAGCGGTTCGGCGTGAAGCTGGTGCCGTTTTTCATTGGCAGCATATACGACAAGCCGCAGCTGCTTCAGGCCGACCATATCCATCCGACCCGGCAAGGCGTCGAAGCGCTGGTGGCGGCGACCAAGGCGCAAGTGACGGCGGCGATCCCGCCAGCCACCAAATAGCCCGATGCACTTGCGCGCACCCGCCATCCTCGTCGCCGCGCGCTCGCACGGCGAAACCGCAGTGGTCGCGCGGATGCTGACCGAGGAATTCGGGCTGGTCGCGGGTTACGTCGCGGGCGGACGCGGGCGGCAGCTGCGCCCGGTGGTAATTCCCGGCAACCTCGTCGAGGTGGAGCTTCGTTCGAAGAGCGACAGCCAGCTGCCGTTTGCCCGGCTCGAACTGTGCGAGAGCCGCGGGCCGTGGCTCAGCGAGCCGCTGGCCTCCGCGGCGATCGGCTGGACTTGCGCGCTCACCGCTACTGTCCTGCCCGAGCGCAATCCCTATCCTTCGCTCTATTCGGCGCTCGCGGCGACGCTCGACGCGGTGTGCCATGCGCCATCCGCGCGCGGGTGGTTGCGCGCGCTAGTCGCGTATGAAGCGCTGGTGTTGCGCGAGCTCGGCTACGGCGGCGCATCGCCAGCTGAGGAAGCCGAACTTGGCGTGCTGCTCGAAATCTTTGCCCGTCAGGCAGCTCCGCTCGAACGCTACCTGCTTGCCGACCGACGCGGCGATGTTATGGCCGCGCGCACGATGCTGGGCGAACGGCTGGAACGGATCAGGGCATGAAGATTGCGGTGCTTCCCGGTGACGGGATCGGACAGGAGGTGACTCGCGAGGCGGTGCGCGTGCTCGATGCACTCGGTCTGCCCGGGCTGTCGCTCGAATATGCCGATGTCGGGGCCACCGCGTGGCGCGCGCACGGCCATCCGCTGCCGCCAGCGACGCTGGAGATTGCGCGGGCATCGGATGCAATTCTGTTCGGCGCGGTCGGCGATTTCGACTGCGACCACCTCGAGCGGCACTTGCGGCCCGAACAGGCGATCCTCGGCCTGCGCTCGGAACTCACGTTGTTCGCCAACCTGCGTCCGGCAAAGACGTTCGACGGGCTGGAGGCGATGAGCGCATTGAAGCCCGAGATCGCCCGCCAGATCGATATGCTGATCGTCCGCGAGCTCAACGGCGACGTCTATTTCGGCGACAAGGCGATCGACACGCTGCCCGACGGCCGCCGCCGCGGGTGGGACATGATGAGCTACACCGAGGACGAAGTGCGCCGCATTGCGCATGTCGGTTTCCGCGCGGCGCAGGGGCGCAACGGGCGGCTGTGTTCGGTCGACAAGGCCAATGTGCTCGAAACCAGCCAGTTGTGGCGCGATGTCGTGATCGAAGTCGCCGCTGAATATCCCGATGTCGCGCTCGAACACATGTACGTCGACAACGCGGCGATGCAGCTGGTGAAGGATCCGGGCCGGTTCGACGTGATCGTGACCGGCAACCTGTTCGGTGACATCCTGTCGGACCAGGCGAGCATGTGCGTCGGTTCGATCGGGTTGCTCGCCAGCGCCGCGCTTGGCGACCGGCAAACCGATTACGGGACGTTCGGGCTCTACGAGCCGATCCACGGCAGCGCGCCCGACATCGCCGGGCAGGGCAAGGCCAACCCGACAGCGACGATCCTTTCCGCCGCGATGCTGCTGCGCCATTCGCTCGGCCTCGAACGGCAGGCGGCGCGCATCGAGGCAGCGGTTGCAAGAATTCTCGCTGAAGGTGTCCTTGGATGGGACCTTGGCGGAACCGCCGCTACCGCACAGATCGGCGACGCGGTAATCGCCCGGTTGTGAACCTTGAGCTTGCCATTGTCCTGCCCACGCTGAACGAGCGGGGCAACCTCGCGCCCCTGATCGAGCGGATCGATGCGGCGCTGGGCGAAATTGCGTGGGAAGCGATCATCGTCGACGACAACAGCACCGACGGCACTGCCGATGCGGCGCGCGAGATCGCACAAGCCGATCTCCGCGTGCGGGTGATCCAGCGCTTCAACCGCCGCGGCCTTGCGTCAGCCGCGATCGAGGGAATGTGCGCGACAGCCGCACCGTTGGTCGCGCTGATGGACGCCGATCACCAGCACGACCCCGCGCTGCTCGTCGAAATGGCCGCAGCGGTGCGGGCGGGCGAATGCGACGTCGCGGTCGGCTCGCGCTTCGTTGCTGGCGGCAGTGCGGCGGGGCTTTCCAGCCAGACCCGGGAAAAGGGATCGATGCTCGCCAACCGGCTGGCGCGCAAGGTTACCGGGGTCGAACTGACCGACCCGATGAGCGGGTTCTTCGTGACCCGCGCCGAACTCCTTCGCGCGGCGGCACCGCGCCTGTCGGGCATCGGGTTCAAGATCCTGCTCGACCTGCTGGCGACCGCCGACCCGAGCCTGAAGGTCAAGGAGTTCCCGCTCCAGTTCGCCGAGCGCCTGAGCGGCGAAAGCAAGCTCGACAGCGCAGTGACGTTTGAATTCCTGGTCGGCCTCTACGACCGCAGCTTCGGCCGCGTGGTGCCTTCGCGTTTTGCCCTGTTCGGCACTGTCGGCGCGGCCGGCGTGGCAGTGCACCTGACGGTGTTGACGCTGCTCTATCGGACGTTGGGCGAAGGATTCGCGTTGGCGACCGTGTTTGCCACGATCGCCGCGATGACGTTCAATTTCTGGGTCAACAACTGGCTGACCTATCGTGACCAGCGCCTGAAGGGTCTGGCCGCGATAATGCGCGGTTGGCTGGGGTT
Above is a window of Tsuneonella mangrovi DNA encoding:
- a CDS encoding DUF692 domain-containing protein; its protein translation is MTASTQSFTGFGLGLRRPHYAEFMAGEVAVDFVEIISENYMVDGGRPLATLDAVRAHYPVAMHGVSLGIGRADGLDRDYLMRLRALADRIEPLFVSDHLCWTGIDAHSSHDLLPMPYTREALDLVCGNIGQAQDALGRAMLFENPSSYLAFPEDEMAEHEFLAEMARRTGCFLLLDVNNVFVNAHNHGFDAGEYLAGLPIDRVRQMHLAGHTPGEILIDTHDRAVCDGVWALYARAVARFGHATTMIERDDAIPPLSDLLAELDTARRVAADVERRAA
- a CDS encoding DNA-binding domain-containing protein, encoding MTLAATQRAFMAQVLDEDAPLPRSWSDHARAGMAIYRNAYRARLIDALAETFPATRHWVGIEAFERAAAHHAIIHPPGGWTLDSAGSGFDETLAQLFAGDPEVGELAWLEWRMHMAFVARDAVPLDRKGFAALLSAQGDAMDLRLTPMPGLAVRRVVADIPAIWRSAKAGEAPAGEVPMLAEPGGLVVWRDGFQPVFRATSALEADCLAHLRDGATFGAICSLVAVALDDEARAAEQAGAMLARWIDDGMLAAPVG
- the typA gene encoding translational GTPase TypA; translation: MTSLRNVAIIAHVDHGKTTLVDQLFRQSGTFRDNQRVEERAMDSGDLEKERGITILAKPTSIEWQGTRINIIDTPGHADFGAEVERILSMVDGVILLVDSAEGAMPQTKFVTGKALGLGLRPIVVVNKIDRPDGRPQEVLDEVFDLFVNLDANDEQLDFPVLYASGREGYASEDQDARSGDLTPLFERIVAHVPAPSLDEDAPFSFLATLLDRDSFMGRVLTGRVQSGKLKINDPIRALDAEGNVIETGRATKLMSFRGLERVPVESAKAGDIIALAGLEKATVSNTIASPEVTDPIAAQPIDPPTLSMRFAVNDSPLAGREGDKVTSRMIRDRLMREAETNVAIRVTEAHDKDSFEVAGRGELQLGVLIETMRREGFELGISRPRVLFREEDGQRMEPYEQVVIDVDDEFSGTVVEKMQRRKAELTEMRPSGAGKTRITFSAPSRGLIGYHGEFLSDTRGTGIMNRLFEKYGPHKGAIEGRPNGVLISNATGDAVGYALNALEERGVLFLGPQAKVYEGMIIGENAKPEDLEVNPLKSKQLTNFRSTGKDDAIRLTPPTVMTLEQSIAYIDDDEMVEVTPKSIRLRKAILDPHERKKAKRKEAA
- a CDS encoding TonB-dependent receptor, whose translation is MNFIASPFASRCRIALLAGAAVVAFPTIASAQDQADSNSANASQAQSQDDTSAIGNEIIVTATKRAQTLQDVPVAVSVTTADTIERAQIRDVSDLTSVVPSLSASQSQSQFATTYSIRGFGTSGNNIGLEPSVAVYVDGVYRSRAIAQIGDLPDIQRIEVLRGPQSALFGKNASAGVISIVTKAPSFTPHGSVEASYGNYNDVVAKAYLTGPISDTVAASIAGGYHRRDGYLTNAYNGDDMNNRNRWFARGQVLFEPSSDFSFRLIADYDRIDEKCCGVVNLRPSAATLAIQALGGMVNDYRTPFADVVYSDVVPTSKVENWGVSGQADYTMNSLKLTSITAYRQSSLNADQDVDFTSAKLATGANIGQAKIKTFTQELRLASDFDGPVNFLLGGYFFDENVDDHDQIVYGSDFRNYVDLLIRGLTANTQSADSIEATFGAPPNTFWQAGQGFFNNMKQHDQAWSVFGNVDIQPIDNLTLTLGINYTHDAKDVTTNSYSTDLFSAVDIPGAISQINAYYTALTVGQYLSLPAGTLASPAQIAYFQSVSPTGYNAIVQGVSAQTAPLMGFQALQFLPPFQNIPNAVEDGRTRDGNVSYIARLAYEFNPHLNAYISYSSGFKASSWNLSRDSRPSPAAYAALVNQGLAVTNLVPGSRFADPEIAENYELGIKGNWGLASANLTFFKQSIRNFQTNTFTGTGFILANAGKQSTFGVEFDGMARPTDELTLEVAVTYLDPKYDSFVASPFGDLSGTEIGNISKFVANFGATWDQPIGDDHLILRGNFRYAAPVQVEPGLLAFITTNTNGTPNYDTARAAARPFRREDDDLNASLTYSFANGLDLMVWGRNLLDHRSITDIFDSVAQSQSISGYVNQPRTYGVSARFKF
- a CDS encoding DUF805 domain-containing protein, producing MNWMILPFKRYAEFSGRSRRMEYWMFTLLNVIVVGVLSVIVFGSAGIANLRSDEGNPGAVLGLFFGGFGLLILFWMVIVLIPSIAVTVRRLHDRDMSGWWYLGFAVGGMIPYIGFLISIAFLVIMFLPGTPGPNRFGPDPKGATDVEVFS